The Macaca fascicularis isolate 582-1 chromosome 1, T2T-MFA8v1.1 genome includes a window with the following:
- the LOC107130196 gene encoding small ribosomal subunit protein uS2 produces the protein MSGALDVLQMKEEDVLKFLAAGTHLGGTNLDFQMEQYIYKRKSDGIYIINLKRTWEKLLLAARAIVAIENPADVSVISSRNTGQRAVLKFAAATGATPIAGRFTPGTFTNQIQAAFREPRLLVVTDPRADHQPLTEASYVNLPTIALCNTDSPLRYVDIAIPCNNKGAHSVGLMWWMLAREVLRMRGTISREHPWEVMPDLYFYRDPEEIEKEEQAAAEKAVTKEEFQGEWTAPAPEFTATQPEVADWSEGVQVPSVPIQQFPTEDWSAQPATEDWSAAPTAQATEWVGATTEWS, from the coding sequence ATGTCCGGAGCCCTTGATGTCCTGCAAATGAAGGAGGAGGATGTCCTTAAGTTCCTTGCAGCAGGAACCCACTTAGGTGGCACCAATCTTGACTTCCAGATGGAACAGTACatctataaaaggaaaagtgatggCATCTACATCATAAATCTGAAGAGGACCTGGGAGAAGCTTCTGCTGGCGGCTCGTGCCATTGTTGCCATTGAAAACCCTGCTGATGTCAGTGTTATATCCTCCAGGAATACTGGCCAGAGGGCCGTGCTGAAGTTTGCTGCTGCCACTGGAGCCACTCCAATTGCTGGCCGCTTCACTCCTGGAACCTTCACTAACCAGATCCAGGCAGCCTTCCGGGAGCCACGGCTTCTTGTGGTTACTGACCCCAGGGCTGACCACCAGCCTCTCACGGAGGCATCTTATGTTAACCTACCTACCATTGCTCTGTGTAACACAGATTCTCCTCTGCGCTATGTGGACATTGCCATCCCATGCAACAACAAGGGAGCTCACTCAGTGGGTTTGATGTGGTGGATGCTGGCTCGGGAAGTTCTGCGCATGCGTGGCACCATTTCCCGTGAACACCCGTGGGAGGTCATGCCTGATCTCTACTTCTACAGAGATCCTGAAGagattgaaaaagaagagcaggcTGCTGCTGAAAAGGCAGTGACCAAGGAGGAATTTCAGGGTGAATGGACTGCTCCAGCTCCTGAGTTCACTGCTACTCAGCCTGAGGTTGCAGACTGGTCTGAAGGTGTGCAGGTGCCCTCTGTGCCTATTCAGCAGTTCCCTACTGAAGACTGGAGTGCTCAGCCTGCCACGGAAgactggtctgcagctcccactgCTCAGGCCACTGAATGGGTAGGAGCAACCACTGAATGGTCTTAA